The proteins below are encoded in one region of Streptomyces roseirectus:
- a CDS encoding MarR family winged helix-turn-helix transcriptional regulator — translation MGELLHNHTVVLYGDILRLTDAIGGRAERTIREAAGLGGSEFEVLLRLARHPENRTTSARLAEDLSFTSGGLTRLIARMEEAGLLARHPHPDDRRAALLEATAKGRELLERALAVHVPQLTADLVEPLTLVERLMLRELVTKLLAHSARGTVQGPARP, via the coding sequence ATGGGTGAACTGCTGCACAACCACACGGTCGTCCTGTACGGCGACATCCTGCGGCTGACGGACGCGATCGGCGGACGGGCCGAGCGCACCATCCGCGAGGCTGCCGGACTGGGCGGTTCCGAGTTCGAAGTGCTCCTGCGCCTGGCCCGTCACCCGGAGAACCGGACCACGAGCGCTCGCCTGGCCGAGGACCTGTCGTTCACCTCGGGCGGGCTGACCCGGCTGATCGCCCGCATGGAGGAAGCCGGGCTGCTCGCCCGCCACCCCCACCCCGACGACCGCCGGGCCGCGCTCCTGGAAGCCACCGCGAAAGGCCGTGAGCTGCTGGAGCGGGCCCTCGCCGTGCACGTCCCGCAGCTGACCGCCGACCTCGTGGAGCCGCTCACCCTGGTCGAGCGGCTGATGCTGCGCGAGCTGGTGACCAAGCTGCTGGCCCACTCCGCGCGCGGCACGGTGCAAGGGCCCGCACGGCCGTAA
- a CDS encoding AMP-binding enzyme: MKGYYNRPEATAEAIRDGWFRSGDLGREDEDGYYYIVDRSKDMIIRGGFNASPREPEEVLMQHPAVSMVAVIGVPHESHGEEIKAVVVKKPGDPTSENEFITWSKAQFAGYKYPCLVQFVDALPPTSTGKVVKRELT; the protein is encoded by the coding sequence ATGAAGGGTTACTACAACCGGCCGGAGGCGACCGCCGAGGCCATCAGGGACGGCTGGTTCCGCTCCGGCGACCTCGGACGCGAGGACGAGGACGGCTATTACTACATCGTCGATCGCTCCAAGGACATGATCATCCGCGGCGGGTTCAACGCGTCCCCCCGCGAGCCAGAGGAGGTGCTCATGCAGCACCCGGCCGTCTCCATGGTCGCGGTCATCGGCGTCCCGCACGAGTCGCACGGCGAGGAGATCAAGGCGGTCGTCGTCAAGAAGCCCGGCGACCCCACCAGCGAGAACGAGTTCATCACCTGGAGCAAGGCGCAGTTCGCGGGCTACAAGTACCCATGCCTCGTGCAGTTCGTCGACGCGCTCCCGCCGACCTCGACCGGCAAGGTCGTCAAGCGCGAGCTCACCTGA